In one Myotis daubentonii chromosome 1, mMyoDau2.1, whole genome shotgun sequence genomic region, the following are encoded:
- the CALML4 gene encoding calmodulin-like protein 4 isoform X3, with protein MAAADLLQGPPPSLADLGLEAGRKETKKAVLGAGSSGVQRRPRDGKLGSAKFLSQDQINEYKECFSLYDKQQRGKIKATDLMVVMRCLGASPTPGEVQRHLQTHKIDRNGELDFSTFLTIMHMQIKQEDPKKEILLAMLMADKEKKGYIMASELRSKLMKLGEKLTHKEVDDLFREANIEPNGKVKYDEFIQKIAIPVPDY; from the exons ATGGCAGCCGCGGATTTATTACAGGGGCCTCCACCCAGCTTGGCGGACTTAGGACTTGAAGCCGGGAGGAAGGAAACCAAGAAAGCAGTCCTGGGAGCAGGGAGCTcaggggtgcagaggaggccCCGAGATGGTAAGCTAGGCTCT GCCAAGTTTCTTTCCCAGGACCAAATTAATG AGTACAAGGAATGCTTCTCCCTGTATGACAAGCAGCAGCGGGGGAAGATAAAAGCCACAGACCTCATGGTGGTGATGAGGTGCCTGGGGGCCAGCCCAACACCAGGGGAGGTGCAGCGGCACCTGCAGACTCATAAGATAG ACAGAAATGGAGAGCTGGATTTCTCCACTTTCCTGACCATTATGCACATGCAAATAAAACAAGAGGACCCAAAGAAGGAAATTCTCTTGGCCATGTTGATGGCGGACAAGGAGAAGAAAGGCTACATCATGGCGTCGGAGCTGCGGTCAAAGCTCATGAAACTGGGGGAGAAGCTCACCCACAAGGAAG TGGATGATCTCTTTAGAGAAGCAAATATTGAACCAAATGGCAAAGTGAAGTATGATGAATTTATCCAGAAGATCGCCATTCCTGTGCCGGACTACTGA
- the CALML4 gene encoding calmodulin-like protein 4 isoform X1, producing the protein MAKFLSQDQINEYKECFSLYDKQQRGKIKATDLMVVMRCLGASPTPGEVQRHLQTHKIDRNGELDFSTFLTIMHMQIKQEDPKKEILLAMLMADKEKKGYIMASELRSKLMKLGEKLTHKEVDDLFREANIEPNGKVKYDEFIQKIAIPVPDY; encoded by the exons ATG GCCAAGTTTCTTTCCCAGGACCAAATTAATG AGTACAAGGAATGCTTCTCCCTGTATGACAAGCAGCAGCGGGGGAAGATAAAAGCCACAGACCTCATGGTGGTGATGAGGTGCCTGGGGGCCAGCCCAACACCAGGGGAGGTGCAGCGGCACCTGCAGACTCATAAGATAG ACAGAAATGGAGAGCTGGATTTCTCCACTTTCCTGACCATTATGCACATGCAAATAAAACAAGAGGACCCAAAGAAGGAAATTCTCTTGGCCATGTTGATGGCGGACAAGGAGAAGAAAGGCTACATCATGGCGTCGGAGCTGCGGTCAAAGCTCATGAAACTGGGGGAGAAGCTCACCCACAAGGAAG TGGATGATCTCTTTAGAGAAGCAAATATTGAACCAAATGGCAAAGTGAAGTATGATGAATTTATCCAGAAGATCGCCATTCCTGTGCCGGACTACTGA
- the CALML4 gene encoding calmodulin-like protein 4 isoform X2, whose translation MVVMRCLGASPTPGEVQRHLQTHKIDRNGELDFSTFLTIMHMQIKQEDPKKEILLAMLMADKEKKGYIMASELRSKLMKLGEKLTHKEVDDLFREANIEPNGKVKYDEFIQKIAIPVPDY comes from the exons ATGGTGGTGATGAGGTGCCTGGGGGCCAGCCCAACACCAGGGGAGGTGCAGCGGCACCTGCAGACTCATAAGATAG ACAGAAATGGAGAGCTGGATTTCTCCACTTTCCTGACCATTATGCACATGCAAATAAAACAAGAGGACCCAAAGAAGGAAATTCTCTTGGCCATGTTGATGGCGGACAAGGAGAAGAAAGGCTACATCATGGCGTCGGAGCTGCGGTCAAAGCTCATGAAACTGGGGGAGAAGCTCACCCACAAGGAAG TGGATGATCTCTTTAGAGAAGCAAATATTGAACCAAATGGCAAAGTGAAGTATGATGAATTTATCCAGAAGATCGCCATTCCTGTGCCGGACTACTGA